Below is a genomic region from Anoplopoma fimbria isolate UVic2021 breed Golden Eagle Sablefish chromosome 20, Afim_UVic_2022, whole genome shotgun sequence.
ATCAGGCAGGTAGGACCTCTGTGGTCGTGGCAGCGAtaggtttctttatttttagctgCATTTAATGCAGTGAGATAAGTGTTGCTACTAGTGTTGTAGAGTTTTGTCCTACACATAAACATTAAGATACACTCAgcatttaattgtgttgttgctgttgagtGATTATTCTGTCTGATTAATAAACCAGATGTTCAAAAGGAAGAATTGTGAGAAAGATGTGAGAGAAAATTAgctttgtatgtgttgtttcttctttcatctCCTTTCCATTCACTTCCCTCTATGTTTTCCCTGTTTTAAGCTCCCCATGCTCCGCACTATTAACAATTTTCATAGCCAGCCTGTGCTTACTCAGGTCAACAACTGTCATTGCTCCTTATGTTCTTCAGGtatcagtggactcagctgaaGCCTGGGTGGATGAGTTTGCCACATCAGGACCTGATTTCCAACAAGCTAAAGCTGCAGTGGAGGTGAGACAAGAACCAGTGACTACTTTAAGTctaaaaacaaagctaaagTACTGGATATTACATTGGAGCAGTGGTAACACAGAGGTTAAAGCACTCtgtgtccaaaaaaacaaacattgtctTCCTCATTTAACTTAGTTATGCCACGAAACACCCTCAATGcactcttgtctctctcttggAAAAGTAAAGGTCAAATATGTCTATAATACAGGATGATATATGATGTGATGAGAATGTGAAGTAATGATGTGAGTCTGTCATTTTGGCAGAGTGATGTGGATTTCTGggagaagctgcagcaggagtGGGAGGAGATGGCTAAGAGGGATGCAGAGAGCCACCCCTGGCTGTCCGACTTCGATCAGCTCCTCAGCACTTCCTATGACAAGGTAGCTGTCAGTCAGCTCAGAACAGTTTACGTGGTTGAGGATTCCAGCATGTTTGCACATACAGCTTTTCATGTCTAAAAGGACATGACATACAGTGATTTACCGCTACTTATGTATTTGATTCTGCATGATCCTCTGTTGGAACAGTTCATATAGAAATATCTTCTCCATGTCTTCGTCTGCGTTTGTCCTAGGGGTATCAGTTTGAAGAAGACAACCCCTATTTATCAAACCCTGATCCTTTGTCAGAGGGAATGAAGAGGATGGAGGCGGGGGACATCCCTGGTGCTGTACGCTTCTTTGAAAGTGCTGTGCAGAAAGAACCAGATAACCAGCTGGTGAGCCTCTAGCAGCCTGTGGCTTCATTTTGCAGTTTTCAGTATTTCACCCtcttattaaagtaaaaacaatccAAAAAGTCTCCTTACTAATAAAATAACCCATGTTTGTATCCTCACAGAGGGCAGTTTTAATGATGCTGTGatgtgtgtacatttattttcattaaattgcAGGCTTGGCAATATCTGGGAACCTGTCAGGCAGAGAACGAGCAGGAATTTGCCGCCATCAGCGCCCTCCGCAGGTTGGAAATCAGAATTGCTAAATCCTAGTCACTTCGGACGCAAATATGAGTAGTGCATCTGAGTTTGCTGCGTAGTAACAGTTcagtttgtgtatatatatatatattttgcagaCATTGTTAAGAAACTGTGAATGTTATAATACTCATAGTGCTCTTCTGAATTGGAATTAGTGTTGATTTACTTGCTTGTAGATTAATAATGAGCTTAATGGCTCTACTGCCTCTTTTGTGTAAACGTCATGACAAAATTGAAATGGTTtcatacaaaaatgaataagtTTAAATAAGGAGAGAGATTCCATTCTGTTACCTTATCAGTATGAGTGTATAGCGATCTTCGGGCTCAGATTTTTGTGTCTGTAGTCACCACATATTCCAGTTTCCCTTTTTACCATAGATGTTAATAGTAAAATTAGACCTTATAAATGAAGCATTTAACCATTTCTTACATTTGCTTTCTAAACTCACAGCATATCATTGTTCCCTTTCTCTGACTTTTTCCCTATATTCTTTCATTAGATGTATAGAGCTGCAGAACGACAACCTGACTGCTCTGATGGCGCTGGCTGTCAGTTTCACCAACGAATCTCTGCACAGGCAGGCCTGTGAGACTCTCCGTGATTGGCTGAAGCACAACCCAAAATACCGTTCTGTGTGGGAGCAGAATGAGGGTGAACACCAGCAGGAAGCAGCCAGtgaaagggagaaggagagggagaggttCGGCTCACTGCTGCCAGAGTGAGTATCACACATGTGGGGTTCAGGCTGGTTTCAGGGTTAAACATGCAGATGAAGTGTTTTTCATATATTGTATTAACTTCATCTTTTAACTCTCTTTTTCCTGCACAGATCTTTGTTTACTGATGTTCAGTCCCTGTTCCTGCAAGCGGCCAACTCCGACCCCGCCCAGGTGGACCCCCAGCTGCAGTGTGGTCTGGGAGTTCTCTTCAACCTCAGCGGGGAATACGACAAGGCGGTAGACTGTTTCAGCGCTGCTCTGTCAGTCACACCACAGGtcagtgaagaagccagtgctGAGATAGTGATGTCAGTCTTCACACTGCATGCTCTGTCTGTTTCTGagctctccctttttttttgtcttctgtctccatCAGGACTACCTGCTGTGGAATAAGTTGGGGGCCACTCTCGCCAATGGGAGCCGCTCAGAGGAGGCTGTGGCCGCCTACAGGAGAGCTCTGGAGCTGCAGCCCGGTTTCGTACGCAGTCGCTACAACTTGGGAATCAGCTGTGTCAATTTAGGGGCACACAGGTGAGGGATAAATTACTTGGCTAGTATATTCATATTTTGCTCCAAAAATGTGTCcgttaagttgtttttttgttgcagttacCATGTTAACTGCTTCCTGTTACGTTAGACTGATTCCATGAATGATTGACATCCTTTTCAGACAAACCCTAAACCGTTGGGTAAATGTATGACACGACTCTGCTGTGGTATGAAAGTGTGGGAATGCTTTTCTGTAATGATTATAGAATTACATAAAACTAATATAATAAGGAAAGGTTGTTTGAAACATCAGttcaaaaaatattaatgtaaaatgGGTAAAATGAACACTAAGTGCTTTGTACTTGATGAAAAAAGGTTTAACAAAATCACTTtactaaaaaaaaccaacttagTATATCTGTGTTAGTTTCAAATTCAATACCAGCAAATCATCTCTGTGTTACTATTAATGTGACttgattggttttttttgttgttatatcAAGTGTTATATTAAACCCTGGTGCAATTCAATACTCTTACTTccacaagatggcaacagcagTTTTGTTAAACGCTCGGTTGCCAATTTATTAGGAGCACATAGCAAATCAATGCTGTTTAATTCAGTGGCTCTGAAATAAATCCTACTTGTTATGAAGATTGTAATGTTCAGTTTCTCTTGAAAATGTCTCAGAGAGgggtttattttgctttatggtttgtggtgctgttgaactgtattgCATTATACTGAAAGGTTCTTATATTTTGTCCACCCTATTTATGTATTAGATggtagtttaaataaaaaaagattttaatttgattattatatttgataattgcatattatttataacattacTACGGCAATTATCTCATTTTGCTCAAAGTAATAAGTAAAGGTTgtgttaattaatttaaattcataTCAGAAACTCGTATAAAAGTTAATCCGTCTTAAATTTGCCTTTTTTGCTCATTTATCACCAGAGAGGCAGTGGAGCACTTCCTTGAGGCTCTATCTCTACAGCGCCAGGCCTCCGTGGACGGAGCGAGAGCTGCGAGGGGACCTGGAGGTGCCGCAGCCACCATGATGTCTGACAACATCTGGTCCACCTTGCGTATGGCTCTCAGCATGATGGGAGAGAGCCCTCTGTACGCTGCAGCAGACCGCCGGGACTTGGACACGTTGCTGGCTCACTTCTACCAGAGAGAGGCGGACGGCGGGACAGAATGAGGACCAgccgggggggggggcttatcgagtgtgaatgtgttttgctGGGAGGTAAATGTCTGGGTGAGTGAATGAAACCAAGAGGAATCAGAGCGGTAACAAGTAACAGAGAAAACGGACGAGGAAGACACTGTGAATTATCCACCATCCTAGAGACGTCATCTTATGGTCATGTGCGCTTGAAGGACTTCTATCC
It encodes:
- the pex5 gene encoding peroxisomal biogenesis factor 5 isoform X2; this translates as MAMRELVEAECGGANPLMKLTSHMTKEGGAWRHRSTPAIPPSPIEIATEEELVNEFLQAPPRPPHTFDMGQLLEEMQQIDQQSYRQAPQRAPDVAALALSGDWTAEFLSGPDSASAPGIVALGDAADADWTKEFIADAADPGRWAEEYLEQSEEKLWLGDLGDQEKEWAKEYQPGEELKQTANELVSKVDDPKLQNTEVSVDSAEAWVDEFATSGPDFQQAKAAVESDVDFWEKLQQEWEEMAKRDAESHPWLSDFDQLLSTSYDKGYQFEEDNPYLSNPDPLSEGMKRMEAGDIPGAVRFFESAVQKEPDNQLAWQYLGTCQAENEQEFAAISALRRCIELQNDNLTALMALAVSFTNESLHRQACETLRDWLKHNPKYRSVWEQNEGEHQQEAASEREKERERFGSLLPESLFTDVQSLFLQAANSDPAQVDPQLQCGLGVLFNLSGEYDKAVDCFSAALSVTPQDYLLWNKLGATLANGSRSEEAVAAYRRALELQPGFVRSRYNLGISCVNLGAHREAVEHFLEALSLQRQASVDGARAARGPGGAAATMMSDNIWSTLRMALSMMGESPLYAAADRRDLDTLLAHFYQREADGGTE
- the pex5 gene encoding peroxisomal biogenesis factor 5 isoform X1 yields the protein MAMRELVEAECGGANPLMKLTSHMTKEGGAWRHRSTPAIPPSPIEIATEEELVNEFLQAPPRPPHTFDMGQLLEEMQQIDQQSYRQAPQRAPDVAALALSGDWTAEFLSGPDSASAPGIVALGDAADADWTKEFIADAADPGRWAEEYLEQSEEKLWLGDLGDQEKEWAKEYQPGEELKQTANELVSKVDDPKLQNTEFLRFIRQIGEGSVTVESKTDKQLKDKAQAEEAQNWASNLNQVSVDSAEAWVDEFATSGPDFQQAKAAVESDVDFWEKLQQEWEEMAKRDAESHPWLSDFDQLLSTSYDKGYQFEEDNPYLSNPDPLSEGMKRMEAGDIPGAVRFFESAVQKEPDNQLAWQYLGTCQAENEQEFAAISALRRCIELQNDNLTALMALAVSFTNESLHRQACETLRDWLKHNPKYRSVWEQNEGEHQQEAASEREKERERFGSLLPESLFTDVQSLFLQAANSDPAQVDPQLQCGLGVLFNLSGEYDKAVDCFSAALSVTPQDYLLWNKLGATLANGSRSEEAVAAYRRALELQPGFVRSRYNLGISCVNLGAHREAVEHFLEALSLQRQASVDGARAARGPGGAAATMMSDNIWSTLRMALSMMGESPLYAAADRRDLDTLLAHFYQREADGGTE